The following proteins are encoded in a genomic region of Grus americana isolate bGruAme1 chromosome 5, bGruAme1.mat, whole genome shotgun sequence:
- the TBPL2 gene encoding TATA box-binding protein-like 2 → MDGASPLEQYLERCGEQFKDDLSTSPQLFTSMSPYDVDLPIQTTEDVLFSSQFNQSKELPADFSSVDLSFLPDITQDNKEQNLSGDSHEMQKELDGSIPRNEDSGIFMDESSSSYPDATQPSPEASDVCPPLTPMTPMTPVTPASESSGIVPQLQNIVSTVNLACKLDLKNIALHARNAEYNPKRFAAVIMRIREPRTTALIFSSGKMVCTGAKSEEQSRLAARKYARVVQKLGFPAKFLDFKIQNMVGSCDVRFPIRLEGLVLTHQQFSSYEPELFPGLIYRMVKPRIVLLIFVSGKVVLTGAKERSEIYEAFENIYPILKGFKKAS, encoded by the exons ATGGACGGCGCGTCGCCGCTGGAGCAGTACCTAGAGCGCTGCGGCGAGC AATTCAAGGATGACCTCTCAACTAGTCCTCAGCTGTTTACTTCCATGAGCCCTTATGATGTAGACCTTCCAATTCAAACAACTGAAGATGTGTTGTTCAGTTCTCAATTTAATCAGTCCAAAGAGCTTCCTGCAGACTTCTCCTCTGTGGATCTCAGCTTTCTTCCAGATATTACTCAagataacaaagaacaaaatctgTCTGGAGATAGtcatgaaatgcaaaaagagCTTGATGGCTCAATACCAAGAAATGAGGACAGTGGTATCTTCATGGATGAAAGCAGCTCGTCATATCCAGATGCCACTCAACCATCTCCTGAAGCATCTGACGTGTGTCCTCCTCTGACACCAATGACTCCTATGACTCCGGTGACACCTGCGTCAGAAAGCTCTGGCATAGTTCCTCAGTTACA GAATATAGTGTCGACTGTAAATTTGGCTTGTAAACTAGATCTGAAGAACATAGCTCTGCACGCCAGAAATGCAGAGTATAACCCAAAG AGGTTTGCTGCTGTGATCATGAGAATCAGGGAACCACGAACAACAGCTCTCATCTTCAGTTCAGGAAAAATGGTCTGCACAGGagcaaaaag TGAAGAGCAATCACGGCTCGCAGCCAGGAAGTACGCGCGCGTGGTGCAGAAGCTTGGGTTCCCTGCCAAGTTCCTGGACTTCAAGATACAGAATATGGTTGGGAGCTGTGACGTGAGGTTCCCCATCCGGCTGGAAGGCTTGGTTCTCACTCACCAGCAGTTCAGCAG CTATGAACCTGAACTATTTCCCGGCCTTATTTATAGGATGGTCAAACCAAGGATAGTGTTGCTTATCTTTGTGTCTGGAAAAGTTGTACTGACTG GAGCAAAAGAGCGTTCTGAAATCTATGAGGCATTTGAGAACATCTACCCCATTCTAAAAGGTTTCAAGAAAGCATCATAA